The Gracilibacillus caseinilyticus genome segment ATACCACGGGCGTACATGGCAATGACTTTGTTTTCAATGGCGGAGACATCTCGCTGACGTTTGGGAATGACTTGTGGTTCGAATGAGCCGTCTCGATCTCTTGGCACTTCTAATTCTACTTCTCCAGTGGATGTTTTGATGGTTTTCTTTCCATATCCATTCCGTCTGTTTACCGTGCTTTTTTGCCCTTTTTCATTGGAGGAATATCCTAAGTGATGGTCCATTTCACCTTTTAACATCGTCTCAAACATAGGTCCAAATATGTCTTTTAGTGCATGTTGCATATCTTCTACTGTTTCAGGTTGATACTGTTCAATGATCTTGTTAGCTAATTCTACGGAGTTAGGATCTCTTTTCGGTTTCCCCATGTAAAACCCCCCTTTAGCTTTATACTTATTATTCTAACAAACAAAAAACTGTGTGAGTAAGAAACCGTACGCATTTCTTACTTACACAGTTTATATTACACTCCCATCGTTTTTAATTCTAAAACTTGATCAATTAACTGGTTTAGTGTTTCCTCATCCTGTTTGTATAACTTTTTTTCCAGGTCATCAGGGGTGGTATCTACCTGTTTATTAATTAATTTTATAGCCACCTGAGCTAATGTTTGTTTTTTTCCTTCTCTTTTTCCTTCCTCTCAAAGCATATTTGCAATGGACATGGGTATTTTGCTTCCTTCTGGAAAATAGTCATCTATAAAATTTATCATATCATGAAAATGCTGATTTGTAAGCTTGCGATCTAATCTTAATATACACAGTGTTTATTTCATCATGGCACTAATTGTCCGTTATCCCCCGTTTCAAACTTAAATCGTTACATATTGCAAGAAAGACGTGAGGATAACGGATTTTGCTAATTACAGTTTGGAGAAGCTAACCTCCGCTGTTAGAATACAATTTTACTCATAAACAGCCGCCTGAATCTCTTCATCTTCCAAATTCGTTTGATCATACCAATAGAAACCTGTATCAATATTTTCCGGTATCTCTTCACCATTTATGGCACTTACCGCCGCTTTCACTGTTTCATAGCCTATTCCTTCAGGGTTTTGGGTGATTGCTCCGGCCATCACTCCATCGCTGATGGCATCAATTTGTTGTTTACCTGAATCAAAGCCGATAACCGTTACTTGTTCTTCTTTACTTAACTCTCTTACAGCATTAACCACACCTATGGCAGAGCCTTCATTGGAACCATAAATACCAGCAAGATCAGGGTTTGCCTGCATCATGGTTTTGGCAAGGTTTGTTGACTCTAAATGGTCACCACCACCGTATTGTATATCCACAATCTCAATGTCTGGATATTTCTCCTCCATTGTTTCAACAAAACCATCACGTCTTTGGGCACCTGTAACAGATACCTGGTCATGAACGACAAGAGCAATCTTACCTTTCTCACCAATTAACTCAGCCATTTTATCGGCAGCTAAAGAAGCGGCTGCATAGTTATCAGTGGATGCTGTTGTTAGCGGTATATCACTATCAACACCAGAGTCGAAAGCAATAATTGGAATCCCTTTTTCATCGGCTTCTTCCAATAATGGAGAGGATGCCTGTGAATCTAATGCTGCAAAACCGATGGCATCTGGTTGTTTATCCAAAACCGCTCGAAGCATTTCCATCTGCTTATCAACTTGTGATTCATTCTCTGGTCCTTCAAACGTAATTTTGACATTGAATTCTTCTGCTGCTTTTTCAGCGCCACGTTGAACCGCCTGCCAAAATTGATGCTGGAATCCTTTAGATATAATGGCGATATACGGCTTGTCAGAGTCTTCATTATTTTCTTCTGCTGCCTTTTCATTTTCTGACGTTTCTGTACCAGTAGATCCAGTATCATCAGATTCCTTCTCTGCCTCATTACCACATGCTGCCAGCACGAATAAAAGTGATGAAAAAACAATCAGTATAGCTAACATAATTCTCTTCTTCATGATTTACTCCCCTTTGCAGATTTTTTTGTATGAATAACTCCTAAAAAGAGTTGATTCCATTAGGTATTCTTTT includes the following:
- a CDS encoding ABC transporter substrate-binding protein; this encodes MKKRIMLAILIVFSSLLFVLAACGNEAEKESDDTGSTGTETSENEKAAEENNEDSDKPYIAIISKGFQHQFWQAVQRGAEKAAEEFNVKITFEGPENESQVDKQMEMLRAVLDKQPDAIGFAALDSQASSPLLEEADEKGIPIIAFDSGVDSDIPLTTASTDNYAAASLAADKMAELIGEKGKIALVVHDQVSVTGAQRRDGFVETMEEKYPDIEIVDIQYGGGDHLESTNLAKTMMQANPDLAGIYGSNEGSAIGVVNAVRELSKEEQVTVIGFDSGKQQIDAISDGVMAGAITQNPEGIGYETVKAAVSAINGEEIPENIDTGFYWYDQTNLEDEEIQAAVYE